One window of the Oncorhynchus clarkii lewisi isolate Uvic-CL-2024 chromosome 19, UVic_Ocla_1.0, whole genome shotgun sequence genome contains the following:
- the LOC139375136 gene encoding cell division cycle 5-like protein: MPRIMIKGGVWRNTEDEILKAAVMKYGKNQWSRIASLLHRKSAKQCKARWYEWLDPSIKKTEWSREEEEKLLHLAKLMPTQWRTIAPIIGRTAAQCLEHYEFLLDKAAQRDNEEDTADDPRKLKPGEIDPNPETKPARPDPVDMDEDELEMLSEARARLANTQGKKAKRKAREKQLEEARRLAALQKRRELRAAGINAQKKRKKKRGVDYNAEIPFEKKPSQGFYDTSMELYEGLEPNFKRLRQQHLDGELRNEKEEKERKRDRQKIKKKKESDLPSAILQTSGVAEFTKKRSKLVLPAPQISDAELEEVVKLGQASEVARQTAEESGITNSASSALLSEYSLTNSAMATGLRTPKTPAAQDKILQEAQNLMALTNVDTPLKGGLNTPLHQSDFSGVTPQRQAVQTPNTVLTTPFRTPGPGSEGSMTPQGGLTPKGPGTVTPGVTPGRTPLRDKLNINTEEQLADPAYAKHLQRESREQLKLGLMSLPVPKNDFEIVLPENAETQLEEMETETGYIEDASEIELRRQAVRDAEREKELKLRHTAVQRTLPRPSEVNESILRPMGTDPLSELQHAEEMIKKEMITMLHFDCLHHPPANQQRSKQRGPSSTSNNAEHIAHLDRHPYQPISNEDLAQASELLSQEMEVVRAGMGHGDLSMEAYSQVWEECYGQVLYLSAQSRYTRANLASKKDRIDSLEKKLEINRGHMTCEARRAARLERRLKVLLGGYQSRAVGLLKQHGELWEQVEQAATELHTFTELKKQEDTAIPRRQEALREDVERQQEREKELQQRYGDLLLEKDALLSAKF, encoded by the exons ATGCCGCGTATAATGATCAAGGGGGGTGTATGGCGAAACACCGAG gATGAGATCCTGAAGGCAGCGGTGATGAAATATGGGAAGAATCAGTGGTCTCGTATTGCCTCCCTGCTGCACCGCAAGTCTGCCAAACAGTGCAAGGCccgctg GTATGAGTGGTTGGATCCAAGCATTAAGAAAACTGAGTGgtccagagaggaagaggagaaactACTCCATCTGGCCAAGCTGATGCCGACCCAGTGGAGGACCATTGCTCCTATCATAGGACGCACCGCTGCCCAGTGTCTGGAGCACTACGAGTTCCTGCT AGACAAAGCGGCCCAGAGGGACAATGAGGAGGATACAGCTGACGATCCAAGGAAACTGAAACCTGGTGAGATCGACCCCAACCCTGAAACCAAGCCCGCTAGGCCTGACCCTGTGGACATGGATGAAG ACGAGCTGGAGATGCTTTCTGAGGCCAGAGCTCGTCTGGCCAACACTCAGGGGAAGAAAGCTAAGAGGAAAGCCAGAGAGAAACAGCTGGAGGAGGCCAG ACGTCTGGCTGCTCTACAGAAGCGCAGGGAGTTGCGGGCCGCAGGCATCAATGCccagaagaagaggaagaagaagagaggagtggactACAATGCTGAGATCCCTTTTGAGAAGAAGCCTTCTCAG GGTTTCTATGACACCAGCATGGAGCTCTACGAAGGTCTGGAACCAAACTTCAAACGCCTGCGACAACAACACCTGGATGGAGAGCTACGCAA TGaaaaggaagagaaggagaggaagagggatagaCAGAAGatcaagaagaagaaggagagtgATCTTCCATCAGCCATCCTGCAGACCAGCGGAGTAGCAGAGTTCACCAAGAAACGCAGCAAACTGGTGCTGCCTGCACCGCAG atctcTGATGCGGAGCTGGAGGAGGTGGTGAAGCTGGGTCAGGCCAGTGAAGTGGCTCGTCAGACCGCAGAGGAGTCTGGGATCACTAACTCCGCCTCCTCAGCCCTCCTATCAGAATACAGCCTCACCAACAGCGCTATGGCAACTGGGCTACGCACCCCCAAGACCCCTGCTGCACAGGACAAGATACTACAG gaggccCAGAACCTTATGGCTCTGACTAACGTAGACACCCCTCTGAAAGGAGGTCTGAACACTCCTCTTCACCAGAGTGACTTCTCAGGAGTCACACCCCAAAGACAGGCAGTACAGACACCTAATACTGTACTGACCACACCTTTCAG GACCCCCGGTCCAGGGTCAGAGGGCAGTATGACCCCCCAGGGAGGTTTAACCCCTAAAGGACCCGGTACTGTTACCCCTGGAGTAACCCCGGGACGCACCCCTCTACGAGACAAACTCAACATCAATACTGAGGAACAACTAGCGGATCCTGCCTACGCTAAACATCTG caacgAGAGTCGAGGGAGCAGCTGAAGCTGGGTCTGATGTCGCTGCCAGTCCCGAAGAATGACTTTGAGATTGTTCTACCAGAAAATGCAGAGACTCAACTGGAGGAAATGGAGACAGAGACGGGATACATAGAGGATGCCTCGGAGATAGAGCTACGCAGACAG gctgTTCGGGacgcagagagggagaaagagctgAAGCTGAGGCACACTGCTGTACAGAGGACTTTACCCAGACCATCAgag GTGAATGAGTCCATCCTGCGTCCAATGGGAACAGATCCTCTGTCAGAGCTGCAGCATGCTGAGGAGATGATCAAGAAGGAGATGATCACCATGCTGCACTTTGACTGTCTACACCACCCACCAGCCAACCAACAG CGCAGCAAACAACGAGGGCCTTCCTCCACCTCCAACAACGCAGAACACATCGCCCACCTGGACAGACACCCCTACCAGCCAATCAGCAATGAGGATTTGGCACAG GCCAGTGAGTTGCTGAGCCAGGAGATGGAGGTGGTGAGGGCAGGTATGGGTCACGGGGACCTGTCCATGGAGGCCTACAGCCAGGTGTGGGAGGAGTGTTACGGCCAGGTGCTGTACCTCTCTGCCCAGAGCCGCTACACCAGGGCCAACCTGGCCTCCAAGAAGGACAGAATAGACTCCCTGGAGAAGAAGCTGGAG ATAAACCGAGGCCATATGACATGTGAGGCCCGTCGTGCTGCTCGTCTGGAGCGCCGTCTCAAG gtgttacTAGGAGGGTACCAGTCCCGTGCTGTAGGCCTACTGAAGCAGCATGGTGAACTGTGGGAGCAGGTTGAGCAGGCAGCTACAGAGCTCCACACCTTCACTGAGCTGAAGAAACAAGAAGACACAGCTATACCCCGCAGACAAGAG GCTCtaagggaggatgtggagagacagcaggagagagagaaggagctgcAACAGAGATATGGAGACCTGCTGCTGGAGAAAGACGCTCTGCTGTCTGCCAAATTCTAA